In Luteipulveratus mongoliensis, the DNA window TCGGCCTCGCCGATGTAGAGCTGACGCGGCCGACCGATCTTGGTGGCCGGGTCCTCCATCATCTCGCGCCACTGGGCGATCCAGCCCGGCAGACGACCGATGGCGAACAGGACCGTGAACATCTCGGTCGGGAAGCCCATGGCCTTGTAGATCAGACCGGTGTAGAAGTCGACATTGGGGTAAAGCTTGCGCTCGACGAAGTAGTCGTCCTTGAGGGCGATCTCCTCGAGGCGCATCGCGATCTCGAGCTGCGGGTCGTTGACGCCCAACTTCTGGAGCACCTCGTGCGCGGTGTCCTTGACGATGGCCGCACGCGGGTCGTAGTTCTTGTAGACCCGGTGCCCGAAGCCCATGAGCTTGACGCCGTCTTCCTTGTTCTTCACCTTGTTCATGAAGGTGTCGACGTCGTCGTCCCCGGCCTGGATGTGACCCAGCATCTCCAGCACGGCCGAGTTGGCGCCGCCGTGCAGCGGGCCGGACAGCGCGTGGATGCCCGCGGAGATCGAGGCGAACAGATGCGCGTGGCCGGAGCCAACCAGTCGCACCGTCGACGTGGAGCAGTTCTGCTCGTGGTCGGCGTGCAGGATGAAGAGCTGGTCGAGCGCCTTGGCGACGATCGGGTCGACCTCGAAGTCCTCTGCCGGCACACCGAACGTCATGCGCAGGAAGTTGGACACCAGGTCCAGACGGTTGTCAGGGTAGAGCGTCGGCTGGCCCTGGCTCTTCTTATGCGCATAGGCCGCGATCGTCGGCAGCTTGGCCAGCAGTCGCATGGTCGACAGCTCGACCTGGTCCTTGTCGGTGATCGACAAGGAGTCTTGGTAGAAGGTGCCGAGCGCCGAGACCGCCGCCGACAGCACCGACATGGGGTGTGCATCGCGCGGGAACGCCGCGAGCAGGTCCTTCAGGTCCTCGTGCAGCATGGTGTGCCGGTGGATGCGGGAGGTGAACTCCTCCAGCTCGGCAGTGGTCGGCAGCTCGCCGTAGATCAGCAGGTAGGAGACCTCGAGGAAGCTCGAGCTCTTGGCCAGCTGATCGATCGGATAGCCGCGGTAGCGCAGGATGCCAGCGTCACCGTCGATGTAGGTGATCGCGGACTGGCATGACGCCGTGTTGACGAAGCCCACATCGAGCGTGGTGTTGCCCGTCTCCTTCATCAGGGAGGAGATGTCGTAACCCGCGTTGCCCTCGGTTGCCGGGAGCAGTGGGAACTCGAGCTCCTTGTCGCCCGCCTTGAAAGTGGCGGTGCCCTCGTTTGTCATGTGCTGTCCGTCCTCCTGTATGCCGGCGTCATCGCCGGGAAGTCAGCCCGGACGACGTTACCCCAGGGTCACGACGTCCAAGCAATCGCCCCTGATGGGGTGGAGACCGGTTTTTGACGTCACGTCAAGTCTGCGTGAGGCGTGTCACAGCCGCATTGATTCTTTCGTCGGTGGCCGTCAGCGCGATCCGTACGTGCCGTGCCCCGGGTGCGCCGTAGAAGTCACCGGGCGCAGCCAGGATCCCGCGCTGGGCCAACCAGGCGATCGTCTCCCGGCACGGCTCGTCGCGCGTGGACCAGAGGTAGAGACCGGCGTCGCTGTGATCGATACGCCAGCCGGTCGACTCCAGGGCCGTACGCAGCATCGTCCGGCGGGCGGCGTACCGCTGCTTCTGCTCGGCGACGTGCTGGTCGTCGCCGACCGCGATGCGCAGCACGCGTTGGACGGGCCAGGGCACGATCATGCCGGCGTGCTTACGGACCTCGACCAGGCGGCGTACGAGCTCAGGGTCGCCCGCGGCGAACGCGGCACGGTAGCCGGCGAGGTTGGACTGCTTGGACAGCGAGTAGACCGCGAGCAGTCCCTCTTGGCTGCCACCGCAGACCCGGTCGTCCAGGATGCTCGGCGTGGTCAGACCTTCAGGCGACGCGCGCCAGTCGAGCTCGGCGTAGCACTCGTCACTGGCGACGATCACGCCGCGGCTGCGCGCCCAGTCGACGACCTTGGCGAGGTGCTCGACACCCAGAACCTGACCGGTCGGATTGCTAGGAGTGTTGAGCCACAACAGTTTTGGGCTCTGCGGCCCCATCTCCAGCAGGTTGTCCATCGGCCGCGGCGTCGCACCCGCGATGCGCGCGCCGACGTCGTAGGTGGGGTAGGCCACCGATGGGAAGGCGACCGTGTCGCCCGCGCTCAGACCGAGCAGCGTCGGCAACCACGCGACCAGCTCCTTGCTCCCGATCGTCGGGAGCACACCGTCGGGATCAACCGCACCGGCATTGCGGCGTCGGGCGAACCACGCGGCCACCGCCTCGCGAAGATCAGGCGTGCCGTAGACCTGCGGGTAGCCAGGCGCGTCCGAAGCCTCGGTCAACGCCTCCCGCAGGATCTGTGGGGTCGGGTCGACCGGCGTACCGACCGAGAGGTCGACGATGCCGTCCGGGTGCTGCTGCGCGGTGGCCTTCGCCTCCGCGAGCGAGTTCCAGGGGAAGTCAGGAAGCGAGAGAGGCACCCGCGCAGATTACTCGTCGTGCTCTTGCGGGGGCAGCGCAGAGATGATCGGGTGATCCTTCTTGATCATGCCGAGCTTGGCCGCACCGCCGGGGCTGCCGAGGTCGTCGAAGAACTCGACGTTGGCCTTGTAGTAGTCGGCCCACTCCTCAGGAGTGTCGTCCTCGTAGTAGATCGCCTCTACGGGGCACACGGGCTCACACGCACCACAGTCGACGCACTCGTCGGGGTGGATGTAGAGCGACCGCTCGCCTTCGTAGATGCAGTCGACCGGACATTCCTCGATGCACGCCTTGTCCTTGAGATCGACGCACGGCTGAGCAATGACGTAGGTCATGGGGGTCGGTCCTCCTGCTGATGGTGCGGCGCGATGGCCAGGTCCTGCTGCCTAGTATGCCGAGGCAATGAACCCCGACCCTAACCAGCCTGACCTCACCGCACCTCTCCGTGTCGGAATGCGGATCGTGGTGCGGTCCCGCCTGCCCGAAGGAGGCCTCACCGACCGCCTCGGTCCGCTGGTCGAGGCCGATGAGGCGACCCTGACCGTACGCACCCGAGCCGGGGACGTCGTCGTACGACGCCGCGACGTGGTTGCGGCCAAGGAGGTCCCTCCCCCGCCTGCTCGGCGCGGCCGACCGCATCTCGCGATCTCGATGGGCGACCTGCAAGAGCTCATGGTCGGAGGCATGCCGGGCATCGAGCAGGAGTGGCTCGGCCGGTGGCTGCTGCGTATGGCCAACGGCTACACGGGACGTGCCAACTCGGTGCTCCCGCTCGGCGACCCTGGCGCTCCCCTGGATGACGCGATGGTCGCTGTCGTGCGGTGGTACGCCGATCGCGGCCGGCCGCCGCTGGTGCAGCTCTTCGGGCCGGTCGGGTTCGATCCTGCGGCCGACGAGATCGGTGCGTGGGCGGTCGAGCACGGCTGGCGGGTGTTCCAGAAGACGCTCGTGATGACAGCCGCGTCAGCCGATCTGGCTGCCCAGCCCGCACCCCAGACCCCGGTCGAGGCGCGCGGCACGATCGACGACCGGTGGTTCTCGGGCACCACAGCACGCGAGCAGCAGCACGAGCAGACGTTCCGCGATGTCCTCGACCTCATTCCGCACCAGCGTTTCCTGACGGTGGCGCCGGACGGCCCGGTCACCGCCATCGGGCGCGTGGCGTTCACCTCCGGGTGGGCCGGCGTGTTCGGGGTGCATGTGCAGCCCGCCGCTCGCCGACAGGGCCTGGCCCGTGCGGTCATGACCGCCGCGGGTCGCGAGGCGGTCGCCCGAGGCGCCCGATCGACGTACCTCCAGGTGTCTGCGGACAACGAGGCTGCGGTGGCGCTCTACCGGTCGATGGGTTTCGTGACCCACCACGAGTACTGGTACGCGCGGCCCGCCTGAGTCTGCGACAACCCCGCTCATATGGTCACTTCCCCCGGTGAGATGACCAGTCATCCGCCTCGGGCAGTGCACCTTTCGGCGGGGTAGTGCAGGCCACGCGCCAGACTGGCGACCATGACCGCTGAGCAACCGACGATCCTGGCCACCTCGGGTGGCATCAAGCGCGGCGTACGGACGGGGTGGGAGTTCAGCGAGCTGACGACGTACGCCGTCGAGCTCGCCGGGGTGACCGGACGCGCACCGAAGGTGTGCTTCCTCCCGACCGCCGGTGGTGACGCGCCCGACTACCTGACGCTGTTCTACGGCGCCGCGCAGGTCGCAGGCTACGAGCCGTCGCACCTGCAGCTGTTCGCGATGCCCAACGTCGAGGACATCACCGCGCACCTGCTGGCGCAGGACGTCATCTGGGTCGGTGGTGGGAGCGTCGCCGGTTTGCTCGCGATGTGGCGGCTGCACGGCGTGGACGAGGCGATGCGTGCTGCGTGGGAGGCCGGCGTGGTCCTGACGGGCGTCTCGGCGGGGTCGATCTGCTGGCACATCGGCGGTACGACGGACTCGTTCGGCCCGCAGCTGCGTCCCGTGACCAACGGGCTGGCGTTCCTGCCGTACAGCAACGGGGTCCACTACGACTCCGAGGCCGAGCGACGGCCGTTGTTCCAGCGACTGGTCGGCGACGGCACGCTGCCGGCCGGCTTCGCGACCGACGACGGCGTCGGACTCCTTTACCGCGGAACCGAACTCGTCGAAGCGGTCAGCGAGATCGACGGCAAGGGCGCCTACCGCGTCGAGCCCAGCGGCGACGGAGGAGCAGCCGTCGAGACCAACCTCGACGTCCGCCGCCTGTAGGCCACATCGCCGGTCGAGTAGCCGGAGCGGGTCTCGATACGGCTCGTTCCTCGCCTACTCGACCCAAGCACCGGAGGCGTATCGAGACCAGGTGCGCGCGGTCGCCCGGTCTCGATACGGCTCGCCCTTGGGGGCTCGCCTACTCGACCAGCGGGGTCGCTGACGAGCGATCGGGGTCGAGGAGCTGGGCGAGGTGGATGCCGCGCCGGTCGGTGAGGTCGGCGACCTGGGTGCGGCAGGAGAACCCGTCCGCCAGGAGTACGCCGTCGCGGTTGTCGCGCAGCGCCGGCAGCAGCGAGTGCTCGGCCACCTTGACGGACACCTCGTAGTGACCCTGCTCGACACCGAAATTGCCTGCCAGTCCACAACATCCGCCGAGGCGCTGGACGTCGGCGCCGGCCTTCTTGAGCAGTGCCGCGTCCGGCGTCCACGACATGATGGCGTGGTGGTGGCAGTGCGGCTGGGCGATCACCGACGTGCCTTCCAGCGATGGCGGTGACCACTCCGGGTCGGCCTCCAGGAACTCAGCGAGCGTCTGCGTCCCCGCTGCCACGCGGGTGGCCGCGTCACCACCCACGAGCTCGACGGCGTCGGAGCGGAGCACTGCAGTGCACGACGGTTCCAACCCGACGATCGGCAGCCCTGCCTCGGCCGCAGCGGCCAGGTCATCGACCGTGCTGCCGAGGATCTTCTTGGCAGCATCGAGCTGGCCGGTCGTGATCCACGTCAGGCCGCAGCATCCGGCACGCTCGGTGACCACGGGTTCATATCCCGCGGCGCGCAGCACCCGGACCGCGGCCTGGCCGACCTCCGGTGAGAAGTAGTCGGTGAACGTATCGATCATGAGCAGCATCTGGCGCTCACCAATCGGCGAACCGTCAAAGATGCCAACGCTATTCGCCTTCGCCCACGAACGGAACGTGTCGGGGGCGAGGGCGGGAATGGACCGCCGAGGATCCACACCGGCGACCTTCTTCAGCGCCGAGAACCGGTCGCCGACCCGGAACATCGCGTTGACCACCTTCGGCATCCGCGAGCCCATCCGGACCCATCTCGGCAGCTGCCCCAGCGCGTAGTGCGTGCGCGGCCGCCGCTTGCCCTGGTAGGTCTGGTGCAGCACCTCGGACTTGTAGGTCGCCATGTCGATACCGGTCGGGCAGTCCGACGCGCAGCCCTTGCACGACAGGCACAGATCGAGCGCCTCGTGGACCTCCGGCGCGTCCCAGCCGGTGACCAGCGAACCGTTGACCATCTCCTGCAGCACCCGCGCCCGGCCCCGCGTGGAGTCCTTCTCCTCACCCGTGGCGAGGTAGGAAGGACACATCACTCCCCCGGTGCCGGTGTTGTCGGCGCGGCACTTGCCGACCCCGGTGCAGCGGTGGACCGCCTGCGAGAAGTCGCCGCGATCGTGCTCGTACGCCATCGCGAGCTTCGCGCGCACCGGCTGGGCTGCCGGGATGCGCAGGTCATCGGTCGCGGCTGCCGGGTCCACGAGCACTCCGGGGTTGAGCAGGTTGGTCGGGTCGAGGTGGTGCTTGATCTCGGCGAACAGCTGAAGGGCGTCGGGTGAGTACATCGTCGGCAGCAGCTCGCTGCGCGCGCGACCGTCGCCGTGCTCGCCCGACAGGGAGCCGCCGTACGACGCGACGAGCGCAGCGGACTCTCGCAGGAAGTTGCCGAACTCGGCTGTGCCAGAAGGCTTTTCGAGCGGGAAGTCGATGCGGATGTGCAAGCAGCCGTCGCCGAAGTGGCCATAGGGAAGGCCCGTCAGATCATGCTGCTCCAGCAGCGCGTCGAAGTCGCGGAGGTAGGGTCCCAGCTGCTCAGGCGGCACAGCGGCGTCCTCCCAGCCGGCGTGCGCGGGCCGGTCCCGAGGACTACGTCCGGACAACCCCGCACCGTCCTCACGAACTCGCCACAGGGACGCGGCCTCGCCCTTGTCGACCACGATCCTGGACTCCACGGCGTCCGACTCGGCGGCCAGGCGCTCGGCCCTGGCGAGCACCTCCCCCTCGTCGTCACCGGCAAGCTCGATGAGTAGCCAGCCGTCGCCGCGCGGTAGAGCAGGGACCGCCGACGGACCGCGACGGGCGAGCAGGATGTCGACGATGCGCCTGTCCATGCCCTCGACCGCGACCGGGTCGAAGGCCAGCATCAGGTGTGCTGCATCTCCGGCCGTGGCGATGTCCGGGTAGCCCAGCACGACCAGCAGCCGATGAGCCGGCTCGGTGACAAGGCGTACGGTCGCCTCGGTCAGCACGCCGAGCGTGCCTTCGCTGCCGGCGAGCAGCCGCGTCACGTCGAAGCCGTTCTCGGGCAGCAAGTGCTGGGCGGCGTAGCCGGACACCTGTCGGCCGAAACGTCCCAGCTCGGTGCGGATCGTCGAAAGATGTTGTGCGGCAACGGCATCCAGCGCGGCCCAGGTCGGTGACGCGGCGAGGACGTCGGCGCGCGGGGTGCCCACAGCCGTACGCAGCACCTCTCCCGCCGCAGTGACCAGCTCGGCCCCGAGCAGGTTGTCGCCCGTCTTGCCGTAGCCGAGCGCTCGGTTGCCGCACGCGTTGTTGCCGACCATCCCGCCGATCGTGCAGCGGGTGTGCGAGGACGGGTCCGGCCCGTAGCGCAGACCCGACGCGAGCGCCTGCCGCTGCAGGGTGGCGTGCACTGTGCCGGGTTGGACGACCGCGCTCGCTGACTCACGATCCAGCGAGATCACCTGGTTCATGTGCCGGCTGAAGTCCAGCACCACACCGGTGCCGACCGCGTTGCCCGCGATGGACGTACCGCCGCCGCGCGACGTCACCGGCGCCTGGTGCCGCCTGCTGACCTCGAGCGCGGCGAGCACCTCGTCACGGTCGTACGGCCGGACGACGACCTGGGGCAGCAGACGATAGAGCGAGGCGTCCGAGGAGTAGGCCGCGCGACTCGTCGAGTCGGAGAGGACATCACGCAGCCCGACGGCACGAAGGTCGGCGACCAGCTCCGAAGTCATTCACGCATCATCGGACAACCAGCCATCGTGATGTCGGACGGGTCCGGACTGCGAGCGACGGGACGACGATGCCGGACCGAGGGAGCCTGCGACCTCGGCCGGAAGAGGAGTCTCGTCCAGAAGGAGCAGAGCCCGGGACGACGATGCCGGACCGAGGGAGCCTGCGACCTCGGCCGGAAGAGGAGTCTCGTCGGTTCAGGTAGCGTCAGTCCGTGGGCGGGTTGGTCGACCCCGGCGGCGGCGCGGTGGAGCCACCGGAGGGAGGCGGACCGCAGATGATGTTGTTGGCGGCCTTGTACGTCGTCGTCAGGGTCTCGTTCTTGACGACCGTCCCGCCCTGCTTGACCACGCGCTTCACATCGACGGTGAAGCCACGCTGCGGCGGCACGCGGATACAACCCGGGTGGTTGTCGTAGATCGTCTTCGGCTGGGTGAAGCTGCGCTGCGGGCCGGTCGTCGTCTCGACCGTGAAGGTCTTCTTGCCGTAGAAGCGCATCACCACCTCGTTGCCCTGGACGCCGGCCTCGATGAGGATCGGTGCACCCGTGGTGTTGGTCCACTTGTTGTCCAGGTCCGGGATCCACAGGGTCGCCTCGCGACCCATCGGGTAGCGCGGGATCCAGAACGAGTGCGGTTTGTGCTCATCGAGCTGCACGCCGGCGAAGAACGCCGTGTTGTAGACGGTGGTCGACACCTGTGACACGCCACCACCCATCGCGGCCCGCTCATGGCCGTCCTGGATCGTCGGCGCTTCGACGTAGCCCTGCGCAGCGGTCATCTCGCCGCCCAGCGCCTTGACCAGGCTGAACTGCTCACCGGCGCCGACGACCTGACCGTTGAGGATGCTGAGCGCGACCCGGATGTTCTTGGTACGCGCCGCGTTGCTCGGACCGGTCGGGAACCTCGAGCGGAACTCCGACACGACGTTCTTGGCGTCCAGTGCCTGAACCTGCTCGGTCGTCACCTTGGCCTTGACCGGCTTGGTCGCGATCGTGGCGGTGCGCTCGTCGGTCGTGAGGGCCGCGATCACCGCCGGACCCAGCTTGGCGCGGTCGATCTCGGTGCCGTCGACCGACGGCGTCACCTTCGGCTGCCCGCTGACCAGCTGGACCTTCGCGTTGCGTGCCGGCGTCGCGAGCTCGGGCTTGAGCGACATGATCTTGTCGGCGAGCTTCTCGCTGTCCAGGGACGGCGTGAGCTTGCCACCAGAGCTCTTGACGCTGAGCACTGCCGACAGCTGACCTGGCGTGAGCTTGGTACTGACCTTGCCGTCGGTGACCGTCAGGTCGCCCGACATCGCCTTGTCGCCGAATTCCTTGACGAACCGGTCGATCTCGGCGTTCTTGAGCCGACCCTCGCGCTCGCTGACCTGGGTCGAGAACGCTCGCTTGGCGGGCCACTCCTTACCGATCTGGGCGGCCAACGCGTCGGAGTCGACGCCCTGGCCCGGCTTCGAACGTACGACCTCGACCTTGCCGTTCTCGAAGCTCACCTTGCCGTCGACCGGGTTGCCGGTGATGACCGTACGGGTGGCCTTGTCGATAGCCTCCGCCAGCGTGGCTGGGTTGGCCTTGGTCACGGCGGGCTTGTCCCCACCGCCGGTGAAGTAACCGAATACGTCACCCGGGCCGAAGCCCCGGTCGGTCAGACCGGCGAGAGACTTCTCGACATCGAGACCGAGCCCGGCCGAGGCCGGCTGGATCTCGACGCGGTCCTTGTCGAGGCTGACCGTCACGGGCAGCTTGCTGACCTTCGCGGCCTCCGTCGTCAGACGCGCGGCCGCCTCGTCCTTGCCCAGGCCGCCGACGTCGACGCCGCCCACGGTCGTCCCGGAGGAGATCCGGTCGCCCTCCCAGAGCGCCGTCCCGACGTAACCGAGGATGAGCAGCAGGGCCAGGCCACCGATGGGCCACCAGATCTTGCGCACCTGACGGCCGGCCGACTTCGGCGGACCGCCCACGGGCGGACCTCCGACCGGCTGCGCGACCCTGGGCTCGTCGTCGAAGTCGTCGTACTGGTCGTACGGGGCCTGCTGGGTCTGCGGACGCGGCGCGCTGGCAGCAGGACGCGGTGCAGAGGCCGCTGGCCGCGGGGTACTGGCAGCAGTACGCGGTGCGGTGGCCGCTGGGCGCGGCGCCTGTGCCGCCGGACGAGATTCCTGGGCAGCGGACCGTGCCGTCTGCACGGAGAGCTCGGTGGTCTCCCCGCTCGAGGCGCGGGCGGGCGTCTGGATAGCGAGCTCGGTGGTCTCGCCCGTCGACGGGGCACGCTTGGCAGGCGCGGGCCTGGAGGGGGCATCGGTCGAAGGCTGATCCTTCGCCACTGCGGGCTTGGAGGCTTCGCTCTTGGCTGCCGCTGGTTTCGCGGCCGGCTCCTCCTTGACGGGCGCCGGCTCGGACGGCTCGCTCTTCGCGGCGGCAGGCTCGGACGGCTCGCTCTTCGCGACTGCCGGCTCGTCCTTCGCAGGCGCTGCCTTGTCCGCCTTGGCGGTCGGCAGCTGAACGCGTGCAGGTGCGTCTTCTACAGGCACGGTGGGCAGCTTGGTCGCGCCCTTCGCAGCCGTGGACTCCTGCTTCGAGGTGTCAGTGGCAGGCTGCTCCACCTCGGGCTCGCCGTTTTCGGGCGTGCCCGCGTCGTTCGTGCTCACGGAAGTGCTCCAAATCGTCCTCGGTAGTAGACCAGGGCGTCCCCGGGGTGCTCACTGGCCTGAACAGAGAGTACGTGGCCCACGACGAGCGTGTGATCACCTGCCGGATGTGACTGAACTGTCTTGAGCTCCAGCTGGGCCAACGCCTCAGACAGCAGCGGTACGCCCGTCACCTCACCCCGGTGGTGCGGCACCCGGTCCAGCTGCCCGTGCAGCGGTCGCCCTCGGGTGGCCAGCCACTGGGCGGTGCCTCGCGCAGTGGCGGGCAGGATGCTCAGACCCCACACGCCGGCCTCGATGATCGCGTCGTGGAAGCGCGCCTCGCGCTCGACACTGACCAGCATCAGCAGGGGATCCAAGGAGACCGAGCAGACGGCGTTGG includes these proteins:
- a CDS encoding citrate synthase — protein: MTNEGTATFKAGDKELEFPLLPATEGNAGYDISSLMKETGNTTLDVGFVNTASCQSAITYIDGDAGILRYRGYPIDQLAKSSSFLEVSYLLIYGELPTTAELEEFTSRIHRHTMLHEDLKDLLAAFPRDAHPMSVLSAAVSALGTFYQDSLSITDKDQVELSTMRLLAKLPTIAAYAHKKSQGQPTLYPDNRLDLVSNFLRMTFGVPAEDFEVDPIVAKALDQLFILHADHEQNCSTSTVRLVGSGHAHLFASISAGIHALSGPLHGGANSAVLEMLGHIQAGDDDVDTFMNKVKNKEDGVKLMGFGHRVYKNYDPRAAIVKDTAHEVLQKLGVNDPQLEIAMRLEEIALKDDYFVERKLYPNVDFYTGLIYKAMGFPTEMFTVLFAIGRLPGWIAQWREMMEDPATKIGRPRQLYIGEAERQFVGIDKR
- the dapC gene encoding succinyldiaminopimelate transaminase; translation: MPLSLPDFPWNSLAEAKATAQQHPDGIVDLSVGTPVDPTPQILREALTEASDAPGYPQVYGTPDLREAVAAWFARRRNAGAVDPDGVLPTIGSKELVAWLPTLLGLSAGDTVAFPSVAYPTYDVGARIAGATPRPMDNLLEMGPQSPKLLWLNTPSNPTGQVLGVEHLAKVVDWARSRGVIVASDECYAELDWRASPEGLTTPSILDDRVCGGSQEGLLAVYSLSKQSNLAGYRAAFAAGDPELVRRLVEVRKHAGMIVPWPVQRVLRIAVGDDQHVAEQKQRYAARRTMLRTALESTGWRIDHSDAGLYLWSTRDEPCRETIAWLAQRGILAAPGDFYGAPGARHVRIALTATDERINAAVTRLTQT
- the fdxA gene encoding ferredoxin codes for the protein MTYVIAQPCVDLKDKACIEECPVDCIYEGERSLYIHPDECVDCGACEPVCPVEAIYYEDDTPEEWADYYKANVEFFDDLGSPGGAAKLGMIKKDHPIISALPPQEHDE
- a CDS encoding GNAT family N-acetyltransferase, translating into MNPDPNQPDLTAPLRVGMRIVVRSRLPEGGLTDRLGPLVEADEATLTVRTRAGDVVVRRRDVVAAKEVPPPPARRGRPHLAISMGDLQELMVGGMPGIEQEWLGRWLLRMANGYTGRANSVLPLGDPGAPLDDAMVAVVRWYADRGRPPLVQLFGPVGFDPAADEIGAWAVEHGWRVFQKTLVMTAASADLAAQPAPQTPVEARGTIDDRWFSGTTAREQQHEQTFRDVLDLIPHQRFLTVAPDGPVTAIGRVAFTSGWAGVFGVHVQPAARRQGLARAVMTAAGREAVARGARSTYLQVSADNEAAVALYRSMGFVTHHEYWYARPA
- a CDS encoding peptidase E; amino-acid sequence: MTAEQPTILATSGGIKRGVRTGWEFSELTTYAVELAGVTGRAPKVCFLPTAGGDAPDYLTLFYGAAQVAGYEPSHLQLFAMPNVEDITAHLLAQDVIWVGGGSVAGLLAMWRLHGVDEAMRAAWEAGVVLTGVSAGSICWHIGGTTDSFGPQLRPVTNGLAFLPYSNGVHYDSEAERRPLFQRLVGDGTLPAGFATDDGVGLLYRGTELVEAVSEIDGKGAYRVEPSGDGGAAVETNLDVRRL
- a CDS encoding FAD-binding and (Fe-S)-binding domain-containing protein, which produces MTSELVADLRAVGLRDVLSDSTSRAAYSSDASLYRLLPQVVVRPYDRDEVLAALEVSRRHQAPVTSRGGGTSIAGNAVGTGVVLDFSRHMNQVISLDRESASAVVQPGTVHATLQRQALASGLRYGPDPSSHTRCTIGGMVGNNACGNRALGYGKTGDNLLGAELVTAAGEVLRTAVGTPRADVLAASPTWAALDAVAAQHLSTIRTELGRFGRQVSGYAAQHLLPENGFDVTRLLAGSEGTLGVLTEATVRLVTEPAHRLLVVLGYPDIATAGDAAHLMLAFDPVAVEGMDRRIVDILLARRGPSAVPALPRGDGWLLIELAGDDEGEVLARAERLAAESDAVESRIVVDKGEAASLWRVREDGAGLSGRSPRDRPAHAGWEDAAVPPEQLGPYLRDFDALLEQHDLTGLPYGHFGDGCLHIRIDFPLEKPSGTAEFGNFLRESAALVASYGGSLSGEHGDGRARSELLPTMYSPDALQLFAEIKHHLDPTNLLNPGVLVDPAAATDDLRIPAAQPVRAKLAMAYEHDRGDFSQAVHRCTGVGKCRADNTGTGGVMCPSYLATGEEKDSTRGRARVLQEMVNGSLVTGWDAPEVHEALDLCLSCKGCASDCPTGIDMATYKSEVLHQTYQGKRRPRTHYALGQLPRWVRMGSRMPKVVNAMFRVGDRFSALKKVAGVDPRRSIPALAPDTFRSWAKANSVGIFDGSPIGERQMLLMIDTFTDYFSPEVGQAAVRVLRAAGYEPVVTERAGCCGLTWITTGQLDAAKKILGSTVDDLAAAAEAGLPIVGLEPSCTAVLRSDAVELVGGDAATRVAAGTQTLAEFLEADPEWSPPSLEGTSVIAQPHCHHHAIMSWTPDAALLKKAGADVQRLGGCCGLAGNFGVEQGHYEVSVKVAEHSLLPALRDNRDGVLLADGFSCRTQVADLTDRRGIHLAQLLDPDRSSATPLVE
- a CDS encoding VanW family protein; the encoded protein is MSTNDAGTPENGEPEVEQPATDTSKQESTAAKGATKLPTVPVEDAPARVQLPTAKADKAAPAKDEPAVAKSEPSEPAAAKSEPSEPAPVKEEPAAKPAAAKSEASKPAVAKDQPSTDAPSRPAPAKRAPSTGETTELAIQTPARASSGETTELSVQTARSAAQESRPAAQAPRPAATAPRTAASTPRPAASAPRPAASAPRPQTQQAPYDQYDDFDDEPRVAQPVGGPPVGGPPKSAGRQVRKIWWPIGGLALLLILGYVGTALWEGDRISSGTTVGGVDVGGLGKDEAAARLTTEAAKVSKLPVTVSLDKDRVEIQPASAGLGLDVEKSLAGLTDRGFGPGDVFGYFTGGGDKPAVTKANPATLAEAIDKATRTVITGNPVDGKVSFENGKVEVVRSKPGQGVDSDALAAQIGKEWPAKRAFSTQVSEREGRLKNAEIDRFVKEFGDKAMSGDLTVTDGKVSTKLTPGQLSAVLSVKSSGGKLTPSLDSEKLADKIMSLKPELATPARNAKVQLVSGQPKVTPSVDGTEIDRAKLGPAVIAALTTDERTATIATKPVKAKVTTEQVQALDAKNVVSEFRSRFPTGPSNAARTKNIRVALSILNGQVVGAGEQFSLVKALGGEMTAAQGYVEAPTIQDGHERAAMGGGVSQVSTTVYNTAFFAGVQLDEHKPHSFWIPRYPMGREATLWIPDLDNKWTNTTGAPILIEAGVQGNEVVMRFYGKKTFTVETTTGPQRSFTQPKTIYDNHPGCIRVPPQRGFTVDVKRVVKQGGTVVKNETLTTTYKAANNIICGPPPSGGSTAPPPGSTNPPTD
- a CDS encoding flavin reductase family protein gives rise to the protein MSSVDEGDYRRAVSRFATGVSVVTTQDGHLDHAMTANAVCSVSLDPLLMLVSVEREARFHDAIIEAGVWGLSILPATARGTAQWLATRGRPLHGQLDRVPHHRGEVTGVPLLSEALAQLELKTVQSHPAGDHTLVVGHVLSVQASEHPGDALVYYRGRFGALP